The Deltaproteobacteria bacterium genome includes the window CTCCTTAAAGACCCGATTCCACTTGATTCAATTGCCGGTATTGCAGTTCATACAGAAGAACAGGCTCATCGGGAAATATGCAGATTGGAGCTCCAGGGAATAACACTCGACAAACAAATTTACATCGCTCCGGACTTTTTCAATAAGGCATCGCTTTCGCGGTTGATTCAACGCGGAGTCCGAGCGACGGAAACGATATATGAAAACGGAGGTCTACATGGCCGATAACAACACAATAAGGCTAAAAACAAGCAAAGGCGTAGGAGCCATGCTTGGGGCTGCTTTTGGTGACGCACTGGGTTGGCCCAATGAGCGAATTGCCAAATCAAACGCCTCAAAACAAACCCAAGGCCGTCTGCATGATTTTAAGAGATGGACTCGACGCTCCGGCGGCCGCTTTTTTCCTCATGAAGAGATTATTGAGGCAGGTGAGTACAGCGACGACACCCAACTTATACTGTGTCTCAGTCGGTCTTTGCAGAAAGGTGAAACGTGGTGGGAACACTTCACACAGGTTGAGTTACCCTTTTGGTCCGTTTATGAACGTGGTGGTGGCGGAGCAACTAAAAGAGCTGTGGAGTCATGGCTGGATGGTGTCATGCCATGGAGTTCTAACCGGAAGCCACAGGATGTGAAGCGATATTACGACGCAGGAGGAAACGGTGTCGCGATGCGCGTTCTCCCTCACGTCTTGCTTCTGGGCGAAAAGGAATTTCCCAAAATAGCCACTAACATTTTCCTTGATGGTATAGCGACACATGGACACCCCCGGGCGCTGTTAGGCGCTTTGGCTTACGGTTTCGCGCTTTGGGCGGCTTTTCGCAAGGATTCGAAAC containing:
- a CDS encoding ADP-ribosylglycohydrolase family protein codes for the protein MADNNTIRLKTSKGVGAMLGAAFGDALGWPNERIAKSNASKQTQGRLHDFKRWTRRSGGRFFPHEEIIEAGEYSDDTQLILCLSRSLQKGETWWEHFTQVELPFWSVYERGGGGATKRAVESWLDGVMPWSSNRKPQDVKRYYDAGGNGVAMRVLPHVLLLGEKEFPKIATNIFLDGIATHGHPRALLGALAYGFALWAAFRKDSK